Part of the Lotus japonicus ecotype B-129 chromosome 6, LjGifu_v1.2 genome, CTGTTTCATAGCTAATGCTCCACTACTTGTCTTATTTGATTCGGGTGCTACCCATTCCTTCATATCTACGGACTGTTCAAGGAAGTTAAAGCTGACTACAACTGACTTGTCTTTTGATCTTGTGGTGTCGACCCCTGGCACCAAGAGTATGGTTACGAGGACAACCTGTCTAGGGTGTTCCATGACCTACGAGGATAGGAAGTTCTTCGCAAATTTCCTATGCTTACCCCTCGATCAACTAGAGGTAATCATCGGGATGGATTGGTTGGTAGAGAACCATGTCCTTCTCGACTGTCCTAACAAGACGGTGATCATACCTGACCCTGACGCCCTCAAATACCTAAAATCGCAAGCTGCGAAAGAAGAATCACCGGCGATGAACTCAACAATGGTAGAGGAAAAGAAAGATGGTAGTGTGCAAGGTATACTAGTAGCTCAGGAGTTCGGCGATGTATTTCCAACGGATGTACCAGGAATACCACCAGTTCGAGACGTAGAGTTCGCAATAGACCTAGTGCCTGGCACTAGCCCCATTATAATCACACCTTATAGGATGGCACCAGCAGAGATGGAAGAGCTACGGAAGCAGCTAGACGACCTATCATCTAaaggatttattcgaccaagtgtgtcaccatggggagcgccagtgctatttgtaaagaagaaggatggaaaTATGAGACTTTGCGTTGACTACCGCAAATTGAACAAAGTGAAGATCAAGAACCGTTACCCGTTACCACGGATTGACGACCTGATAGACCAAATTCAAGGGGCTGCAgtgttttccaagatagatttgaagtctggatatcaccagataagggtaaaagaggaagatatTCGAAAAACGGCGTTTCGAACGCGCTACGGTCACTTCGAATTTGTGGTGATGCCTTTCGGGGTTACCAATGCCCCTGCAgtatttatggactacatgaaccggGTGTTCAAACCCTTCCTGGAtcagttcgtggtggtgttcatcgaTGACATCCTGATCTACTCGAAGACTCATGAAGAACACACGGAGCACTTACGACAAGTATTGCAAGTATTGCGAGAGAAGAAGTTGTATGCAAACGCGtccaagtgcgaattttggttGGAGGAAGTAACTTTCTTAGGACATGTCATCTCTAAGGAAGGGATAGCTGTGGACCCGAGTAAGATTGAAGCCATTATGGCATGGGAACAGCCAAAGACCGCTACCGACATTAGGAGCTTTGTAGGCTTAGCTGGCTATTATCGACGTTTCATCGAAGGGTTCTCGAAGTTGACAGGACCTTTGACACAACTTACCCGGAAGAACCAGCCATTCGCTTGGACAGAGAAGTGCGAAGCTAGTTTTCAAGAATTGAAGAAGCGTCTGACGACCGCACCAGTGCTAGCCTTACCAAGGGCAGGTGAACcttatgaagtgtactgtgatgcttcccACCATGGACTTGGTTGTGTGAtgatgcaagaaaagaaagcagTGGCCTACGCATCGAGACAGCTGAAAACACATGAGCGGAATTACCCGACGCATGACTTAGAATTAGCAGCTATAGTCTATGCTctcaagatctggagacatcatcTTTATGGAAGCACTTTCACTATctttagtgatcacaagagtctaaagtacttgttcgaccagaaggagttgaacatgaggcaaaggagatggatggaattcctcaaggattacgattttacacTTCAGTACCATCCGGGAAAAGCGAATGTGGTGGCTGATGCGTTGAGTCGCAAGACGATTCACACGGCTTCGTTGATGATTAAGGAGATGGAACTCTGGGAATCCTTTCAGAACCTTAGCTTGGGAAGTAGTGAGGTCACCGAAGGATTACACTTTGGCATGTTGACCCTGTCCAATGATCTCTTGGGCGAGGTGAGAATGAAGCAAATGTTAGACAAGGAATTGGTAGAGACGCGCAACCTAGTGGCTCAAGGGAAGGCAACCGACTTCAAGATTGGAAGCGGTGGTATCCTACGATGCCAGGGAAGAGTCTGTGTACCTAATGATGAAGAGATGAAAAGATTGATCTTGGAGGAAGGTCACAAGGGAGAGCTTAATATTCATCCCGGAATGAATAaaatgtatcaagacttgaaactccacttttggtggcctgggatgaagaaacaggTGGCAGAATATGTTACGGCCTGCCTGACCTGTCAGAAAGCGaaagtggaacatcagaaacctgCTGGGATGTTACAATCgctggatgtgccagaatggaaatgggatagcatttcGATGGATTTCGTGACGGCTTTGCCTACTACAAGGAGGAGGCACGACTCTATATGGGTTATAATGGATCGATTAACAAAGTCTGCTCATTTCTTACCTATCAGAATTGGTTACAAGATAGAACagttggcggagatttatgttGCAGAGATTGTGCGCTTACACGGTGTCCCTTCGAGCATTGTGTCAGAtagagacccgaggtttacctcgcGTTTCTGGGGAGCCTTGCAGGAGGCTCTAGGAACGAAGCTGAGATTAAGTTATGCATATCATCCTCAAacggatggacagactgagagaacgaTCCAATCGCTGGAGGATTTGCTAAGGGCTTGTGTATTAGACCACCAAGGGAGTTGGTAAGAAATACTACCTTTAGTagagttcacctacaacaatagctTCCACGCAAGCATAGAGATGGCATCGTACGAAGCATTGTATGGTCGTAGATGCCGAACTCCCTTATGTTGGTACCAAGATGGCGAAAATCTGATTGTCGGACCAGAGCAAGTTCAACAAACGACGGAAAAGGTAAAGcaaatcagagaaaagatgagagcatCTCAGAGTAggcagaagagttatgccgacGTGCGGCGGAAGGACTTGGAGTTTGAAGCGGGGGACCATGTGTTCTTACGAGTCACCCAGACTACGGGCGTTGGAAGAGCCATGAAGTCGAAGAAGCTTACGCCAAGATTCATAGGACCATACCAAATCATCGAGCGTGTTGGACCAGTGGCGTATCGGATTGCGCTGCCACCCT contains:
- the LOC130722822 gene encoding uncharacterized protein LOC130722822 encodes the protein MASYEALYGRRCRTPLCWYQDGENLIVGPEQVQQTTEKVKQIREKMRASQSRQKSYADVRRKDLEFEAGDHVFLRVTQTTGVGRAMKSKKLTPRFIGPYQIIERVGPVAYRIALPPFLSNIHDVLHVSQLRKYVFDPSHVIEPDHIQLKDNLTIEVPPMKIEERRIKQLRNKQVSLVKVIWNQTTGDATWELEDKIREQYPELFVDP